A DNA window from Bdellovibrio sp. BCCA contains the following coding sequences:
- a CDS encoding riboflavin synthase → MFSGIVESVMPIVSSQELPNAYRIKVKKPSKFNDIKLGDSIACDGVCLTVEAFDDEQMTFALAAETIKVLNWNPQSWIGKQMNLERSLRFGDRIHGHLVTGHVDSLGTVTRASLEGESFFLDVKVKNTILPFVWKKGSVTLNGVSLTVNELNNDTVSVCLIPETLKRTNLGDLKVGSVVNVEPDYMARAIQRSLEVRKD, encoded by the coding sequence ATGTTTTCTGGAATCGTAGAATCTGTGATGCCGATTGTGAGCTCCCAAGAGCTTCCGAATGCGTATCGTATTAAAGTTAAAAAACCTAGTAAATTCAATGATATAAAACTTGGCGACAGCATCGCTTGTGACGGCGTTTGTTTGACCGTGGAAGCCTTTGATGATGAGCAAATGACCTTTGCTTTGGCGGCAGAGACGATCAAAGTTTTGAACTGGAATCCGCAAAGCTGGATCGGTAAGCAAATGAATCTTGAAAGATCATTGCGTTTTGGCGATCGCATTCATGGTCACCTTGTTACGGGCCACGTTGACAGCCTGGGCACTGTGACTCGCGCTTCTCTTGAAGGCGAATCTTTTTTCCTCGATGTGAAAGTCAAAAACACGATTCTGCCTTTTGTTTGGAAAAAGGGGAGTGTGACTTTGAACGGCGTGAGTCTCACGGTGAATGAACTGAATAACGATACCGTATCTGTGTGTTTGATTCCTGAAACCTTAAAGCGCACAAACTTGGGCGATCTTAAAGTCGGTTCAGTTGTGAATGTAGAGCCTGATTACATGGCTCGTGCGATTCAACGTTCTTTGGAAGTTAGGAAAGATTAA